The proteins below come from a single Synechococcus sp. WH 8101 genomic window:
- the lipA gene encoding lipoyl synthase produces MTSALKPEWLRVKAPQRERIGAVADLLLDLRLNTVCQEASCPNIGECFAGGTATFLIMGPGCTRACPYCDIDFDKSVRELDPTEPERLGEAVARLGLRHVVITSVNRDDLADGGASQFVACIQQVRQRSPLTTIELLIPDFCGDWNALATVMDAGPDVLNHNIETVPTLYKRARPQGVYSRSLELLQRVREGWPKVYSKSGLMVGLGETDAEVHETLADLRRHAVDIVTIGQYLSPGPKHLPVQRFVTPDQFESFRRHGEDQLGFLQVVSSPLTRSSYHAAEVQRLMATHPR; encoded by the coding sequence ATGACCTCCGCCTTGAAACCTGAGTGGCTGCGCGTCAAAGCGCCGCAGCGGGAACGGATCGGCGCCGTGGCCGATCTGTTGCTCGATCTCAGGCTCAACACGGTTTGCCAGGAAGCGAGCTGCCCCAACATCGGCGAATGCTTCGCCGGCGGCACCGCCACTTTTCTGATCATGGGGCCGGGCTGCACCCGCGCCTGCCCCTACTGCGACATTGATTTCGACAAGAGCGTGCGGGAGCTCGACCCCACCGAACCGGAGCGACTCGGCGAGGCGGTGGCCCGTCTGGGCTTGCGCCATGTCGTGATCACTTCGGTGAACCGCGACGATCTCGCCGATGGCGGCGCCTCCCAGTTCGTCGCCTGCATCCAACAGGTGCGGCAGCGCTCTCCCCTCACCACGATCGAACTGCTGATTCCTGATTTCTGTGGCGACTGGAACGCCCTGGCCACCGTGATGGACGCCGGGCCCGATGTGCTGAACCACAACATCGAAACCGTTCCCACCCTCTACAAACGGGCGCGACCGCAGGGGGTGTACAGCCGCTCCCTGGAGCTGCTGCAACGCGTTCGGGAGGGCTGGCCGAAGGTTTACAGCAAATCAGGCCTGATGGTGGGGCTGGGGGAAACCGATGCCGAGGTGCACGAGACGCTGGCCGACCTGCGGCGCCATGCGGTCGACATCGTCACCATCGGCCAGTACCTCTCGCCTGGGCCCAAGCATCTGCCGGTGCAGCGGTTCGTGACCCCGGACCAATTCGAGAGCTTCCGCCGGCATGGTGAAGACCAGCTCGGCTTCCTGCAGGTGGTGAGCAGCCCGCTGACGCGCAGCAGCTATCACGCGGCGGAGGTTCAACGGTTGATGGCCACTCACCCACGCTGA
- the cobJ gene encoding precorrin-3B C(17)-methyltransferase has product MTLDRVVLNAASPSPTRAPKPCLALGLSSRALPLLQRLQQAGEVHWIALTPQASASLPSPPADLLIGAAADLLANHWDRCGGLILIGAVGAATRLVAPLLSDKETDPAVLVLDAEGGQVIPLLGSHRAGAELWAHGLAAALNGQAVITGDSARHDRLALDGFGEGWGWQRSGSGSRWSALMIERAQNRSSRVLQTAGSPLWRQAPGAQHNCCATDDALEADLTIGPEHRRDDGCAWHPACLWLGVGCERDTSLSLISRAIERSLEDAGLAIEAVAGLSSIDRKGDEPALIALAQQRGWPMRLHSAEALAAVAVPTPSDVVKAEMGTASVAEAAALLAAGEQGHLRQTKTIEKPQSSEERGAATVAIAQAALPQAPQRGQLHLIGSGPGDLNLLTPEARRALAQCSVWVGYGLYLDLLEPLRRCDQVRLDGQLTRERERCAQALDLARQGVRVALVSSGDSGIYGMAGLALELWLALPECERPAFAVHPGISALQLAAARVGAPLMHDFCTISLSDRLTPWPVIERRLEAAAKGDFVVALYNPRSRDRDWQLARARDLLLAERSATTPVLLARQLGRKEESLHHTTLGALNPDDVDMLTVLLVGNSSTYVASDQMVTPRGYPGAALS; this is encoded by the coding sequence TTGACCCTCGACCGTGTTGTTCTGAACGCCGCTTCCCCGTCACCGACCCGAGCCCCAAAGCCCTGCCTGGCTCTGGGGCTATCCAGCCGTGCCCTTCCCCTGCTGCAGCGTCTTCAACAAGCCGGCGAAGTCCACTGGATCGCCCTCACGCCGCAGGCGTCAGCCTCCCTGCCCAGCCCACCGGCCGACCTGCTGATCGGTGCTGCCGCTGATCTGCTTGCGAACCACTGGGATCGGTGCGGCGGACTGATCCTGATTGGGGCCGTGGGAGCAGCCACCCGCCTCGTGGCGCCACTGTTATCCGACAAAGAGACAGATCCGGCCGTGCTCGTTCTGGATGCTGAAGGTGGCCAGGTGATTCCCCTCCTCGGCAGCCATCGCGCCGGCGCTGAACTGTGGGCCCATGGTCTGGCCGCTGCGCTGAACGGGCAGGCGGTGATCACGGGCGACAGCGCCCGCCACGACCGCCTGGCCCTGGATGGTTTCGGCGAGGGCTGGGGCTGGCAGCGCAGCGGCAGTGGCAGCCGATGGAGCGCGCTGATGATTGAACGAGCGCAGAACCGCAGCAGCCGTGTCCTGCAGACCGCCGGCAGCCCGCTCTGGCGTCAGGCGCCAGGGGCTCAACACAACTGTTGCGCTACGGACGATGCGCTCGAGGCGGATCTGACCATCGGCCCGGAGCACCGCCGCGACGACGGCTGTGCCTGGCATCCCGCCTGCCTCTGGCTTGGGGTGGGCTGCGAAAGAGACACCAGCCTGAGCCTCATCTCCCGGGCGATCGAACGGTCGCTCGAAGACGCCGGCCTGGCGATCGAAGCGGTGGCCGGCCTGAGCAGCATCGATCGCAAAGGCGATGAACCAGCCCTGATCGCCCTGGCGCAGCAACGCGGCTGGCCCATGCGCCTGCATAGCGCTGAAGCACTGGCGGCCGTGGCGGTGCCCACCCCGTCCGACGTGGTGAAAGCGGAAATGGGCACGGCATCGGTGGCGGAAGCCGCAGCCCTTCTCGCTGCAGGGGAACAGGGCCATCTACGGCAGACGAAAACAATCGAAAAACCGCAGAGCAGCGAGGAACGGGGTGCCGCCACGGTGGCGATCGCCCAGGCGGCCCTGCCCCAGGCTCCCCAGCGGGGGCAGCTCCATCTGATCGGCAGCGGTCCTGGAGATCTGAACCTTCTCACTCCCGAGGCCCGGCGCGCCCTGGCCCAGTGCAGCGTCTGGGTGGGCTATGGCCTCTACCTCGACCTGCTGGAACCCTTGCGGCGCTGCGATCAGGTGCGCCTGGATGGTCAGCTCACCCGGGAACGGGAACGCTGCGCCCAGGCGCTGGACCTGGCCCGGCAGGGCGTGCGGGTGGCGTTGGTGTCCTCGGGCGACAGCGGCATCTACGGCATGGCAGGACTGGCCCTGGAGCTCTGGCTGGCCCTGCCGGAATGCGAGCGCCCCGCCTTTGCCGTGCACCCCGGCATCTCCGCGCTGCAGCTGGCGGCAGCCCGGGTGGGAGCCCCCCTGATGCACGACTTCTGCACGATCAGCCTCAGTGATCGCCTCACCCCGTGGCCCGTGATCGAACGACGGCTGGAGGCTGCCGCCAAGGGCGATTTCGTCGTGGCGCTCTACAACCCCCGCTCCCGAGATCGAGACTGGCAACTGGCCCGGGCCCGGGACCTGCTGCTGGCGGAACGGAGCGCCACCACGCCCGTGCTGCTGGCCCGCCAGCTCGGCCGCAAGGAGGAGAGCCTGCACCACACCACCCTGGGCGCGCTCAATCCAGACGACGTCGACATGCTGACGGTGTTACTGGTGGGCAACAGCAGCACCTACGTCGCCTCGGATCAGATGGTGACGCCGAGGGGGTACCCCGGCGCTGCCCTGAGCTGA
- the psaA gene encoding photosystem I core protein PsaA produces the protein MTISPPERGSTAKSQVEKVNNPATFELFGKPGHFDRALAKGPKTTTWVWNLHANAHDFDSHTSDLEEVSRKIFSAHFGHLAVIFIWLSGAFFHGARFSNFSGWLADPTHVKPSAQVVWPVFGQEILNGDMGAGFQGIQITSGLFHVWRAWGITNETQLMSLAIGALVMAGLMLNAGVFHYHKAAPKLEWFQNVESMLNHHLAGLLGLGSLSWTGHLLHVSLPTTKLMDAIDAGQPLVLNGKTIASVADIPLPHEFFNQDLLAQLYPGFSAGIGAFFRGDWAAYSDFLTFKGGVNPVTGSMWMSDIAHHHLAIAVLFIVAGHMYRTNWGIGHSIKEILEGQKGDPLLFPATKGHDGLFEFMTTSWHAQLAVNLAMLGSLSIIVAQHMYAMPPYPYMAIDYPTQIGLFTHHMWIGGFLIVGAAAHGAIAMIRDYDPAKHVDNVLDRVLKARDALISHLNWVCIWLGFHSFGLYIHNDTMRALGRPQDMFSDSAIQLKPVFAQWIQGLHAAAAGSTAPNALSSVSEVFNGTVVAVGGKVAAAPIPLGTADFMVHHIHAFTIHVTVLILLKGVLYARSSRLIPDKANLGFRFPCDGPGRGGTCQVSAWDHVFLGLFWMYNSLSIVIFHFSWKMQSDVWGTVNADGSVQHITNGNFANSAITINGWLRDFLWAQAAQVINSYGSNTSAYGLMFLGAHFVWAFSLMFLFSGRGYWQELIESIVWAHNKLKVAPAIQPRALSITQGRAVGVAHYLLGGIATTWAFFHAHILVVG, from the coding sequence ATGACCATCAGCCCACCAGAGCGTGGGAGCACCGCGAAGAGCCAGGTCGAAAAGGTCAACAATCCGGCGACCTTTGAACTGTTCGGTAAGCCCGGACATTTCGACCGAGCCCTCGCGAAAGGTCCCAAAACCACCACCTGGGTTTGGAACCTCCACGCCAACGCTCACGATTTCGACAGCCACACGAGTGACCTTGAGGAGGTCTCTCGGAAGATCTTCAGTGCTCATTTCGGCCATCTGGCCGTGATTTTCATCTGGCTGAGCGGCGCTTTCTTCCATGGCGCCCGCTTCTCCAACTTCTCCGGCTGGCTCGCCGATCCCACCCACGTGAAGCCCAGTGCTCAGGTGGTGTGGCCGGTGTTCGGCCAGGAAATCCTCAATGGCGACATGGGTGCCGGTTTCCAGGGCATCCAGATCACCTCCGGTCTCTTCCATGTCTGGCGTGCCTGGGGCATCACCAACGAGACCCAGCTGATGTCTCTGGCCATCGGCGCTCTGGTGATGGCCGGCCTGATGCTGAACGCCGGTGTCTTCCACTACCACAAAGCAGCGCCAAAGCTGGAGTGGTTCCAGAACGTTGAGTCGATGCTCAACCACCACCTGGCTGGCCTGCTGGGTCTGGGCTCCCTCTCCTGGACCGGGCACCTGCTGCACGTGTCTCTGCCCACCACCAAGTTGATGGATGCCATCGACGCCGGCCAACCGCTGGTGCTCAACGGCAAGACGATCGCTTCAGTGGCAGACATCCCCCTGCCGCACGAATTCTTCAACCAGGATCTGCTGGCGCAGCTCTATCCCGGATTCAGCGCCGGTATCGGTGCTTTCTTCCGCGGCGATTGGGCTGCCTACAGCGACTTCCTCACCTTCAAGGGTGGCGTGAACCCCGTCACCGGCAGCATGTGGATGAGCGACATCGCCCATCACCACCTGGCCATCGCGGTGTTGTTCATCGTGGCCGGTCACATGTACCGCACCAACTGGGGGATCGGTCACTCCATTAAGGAGATCCTCGAGGGTCAGAAGGGCGACCCCCTGCTGTTCCCCGCCACCAAGGGCCATGACGGCCTGTTTGAGTTCATGACCACCAGCTGGCACGCTCAGCTGGCTGTGAACCTGGCGATGCTCGGCTCCCTGAGCATCATCGTGGCCCAGCACATGTACGCGATGCCTCCCTATCCGTACATGGCGATCGATTACCCGACCCAGATCGGTCTGTTCACCCACCACATGTGGATCGGTGGCTTCCTGATTGTGGGTGCGGCCGCCCATGGCGCGATCGCGATGATCCGCGACTACGACCCCGCCAAGCACGTGGATAACGTGCTCGACCGAGTGCTCAAGGCCCGCGATGCCCTGATCAGCCACCTCAACTGGGTGTGCATCTGGCTGGGCTTCCACAGCTTCGGTCTCTATATCCACAACGACACCATGCGTGCCCTGGGTCGTCCCCAGGACATGTTCAGCGACTCGGCGATCCAGCTGAAGCCCGTCTTCGCGCAGTGGATCCAGGGTCTGCACGCTGCCGCCGCCGGCAGCACCGCACCCAACGCGCTCTCCAGCGTCAGTGAAGTCTTCAACGGCACCGTCGTCGCCGTTGGCGGCAAGGTCGCCGCTGCCCCGATTCCTCTGGGCACCGCTGATTTCATGGTGCACCACATCCACGCCTTCACGATTCACGTGACGGTGCTGATCCTGCTGAAGGGTGTGCTCTACGCCCGCAGCTCCCGCCTCATCCCCGACAAGGCCAACCTGGGCTTCCGCTTCCCCTGTGATGGCCCCGGTCGTGGTGGCACCTGTCAGGTGTCCGCCTGGGACCACGTGTTCCTGGGTCTGTTCTGGATGTACAACTCCCTCTCCATCGTGATCTTCCACTTCAGCTGGAAGATGCAGAGCGATGTGTGGGGCACGGTGAATGCCGACGGTTCCGTTCAGCACATCACCAACGGCAACTTCGCCAACAGCGCTATCACCATCAACGGTTGGTTGCGTGACTTCCTGTGGGCTCAGGCCGCACAGGTGATCAATAGCTATGGCTCCAACACCAGCGCCTATGGCCTGATGTTCCTGGGTGCCCACTTCGTCTGGGCCTTCAGCCTGATGTTCCTGTTCAGCGGCCGCGGCTACTGGCAGGAGCTGATCGAGTCCATCGTTTGGGCTCACAACAAGCTGAAAGTGGCTCCGGCCATCCAGCCCCGTGCGCTCTCCATCACCCAGGGCCGTGCCGTGGGTGTTGCCCACTACCTCCTGGGCGGTATTGCGACCACCTGGGCCTTCTTCCACGCCCACATCCTTGTGGTCGGCTGA
- the psaB gene encoding photosystem I core protein PsaB, giving the protein MATKFPSFSQGLAQDPTTRRIWYGIATAHDFESHDGMTEEKLYQKLFSTHFGHLAIIGLWVSGNLFHIAWQGNFEQWVADPLHVRPIAHAIWDPHFGQGAIDAFTQAGASSPVNIAYSGLYHWFYTIGMKTNAELYQGSIFMMILSAWALFAGWLHLQPKFRPSLAWFKNAESRLNHHLAVLFGFSSIAWTGHLVHVAIPESRGQHVGWDNFLNVMPHPAGLGPFFTGNWGVYAQNPDTMGQVFGTAEGSGTAILTFLGGFHPQTEALWLTDIAHHHLAIGVIFVIAGHMYRTNFGIGHSIREILEAHNPPKGTPGDLGAGHKGLYDTINNSLHFQLGLALASLGVVTSLVAQHMYAMPSYAFIAKDYTTQAALYTHHQYIAIFLMCGAFAHGAIFFIRDYDPEANKNNVLARMLEHKEAIISHLSWVSLFLGFHTLGLYVHNDVVVAFGTPEKQILVEPVFAQFVQAASGKAMYGFDVLLSNAGGVAANANAAYMGGWMDAINSGGNDLFLPIGPGDFLVHHAIALGLHTTTLILVKGALDARGSKLMPDKKDFGYSFPCDGPGRGGTCDISAWDAFYLAVFWALNTVGWVTFYWHWKHLAIWQGNVAQFNESSTYLMGWFRDYLWLNSSQLINGYNPFGSNNLAVWAWMFLFGHLVWATGFMFLISWRGYWQELIETIVWAHQRTPLANLVGWRDKPVALSIVQARVVGLAHFTIGYILTYAAFLIASTSGKFG; this is encoded by the coding sequence ATGGCAACGAAATTCCCTTCGTTCAGCCAGGGTCTGGCACAGGACCCGACAACCCGCCGTATCTGGTACGGCATCGCCACGGCTCACGACTTCGAGAGCCATGACGGAATGACGGAGGAGAAGCTTTACCAGAAGCTCTTCTCCACCCATTTCGGTCACCTGGCCATCATCGGCCTCTGGGTTTCGGGCAACCTGTTCCACATCGCCTGGCAGGGCAACTTCGAGCAGTGGGTCGCCGACCCCCTGCACGTGCGCCCCATCGCTCACGCAATCTGGGATCCCCACTTCGGTCAGGGCGCGATTGACGCCTTCACTCAGGCGGGTGCGTCCTCCCCGGTGAACATCGCCTACTCAGGCCTGTATCACTGGTTCTACACAATCGGCATGAAGACCAACGCCGAGCTGTATCAGGGTTCCATCTTCATGATGATCCTGTCGGCCTGGGCTCTCTTCGCCGGCTGGTTGCATCTGCAGCCCAAGTTCCGTCCCTCCCTGGCCTGGTTCAAGAACGCTGAATCACGCCTCAACCACCACCTGGCCGTTCTCTTCGGCTTCAGCTCCATCGCCTGGACCGGTCACCTGGTTCACGTGGCGATTCCTGAGTCCCGCGGTCAGCACGTGGGTTGGGACAACTTCCTCAACGTGATGCCCCACCCCGCCGGTCTGGGCCCCTTCTTCACCGGCAACTGGGGTGTGTATGCCCAGAACCCCGACACCATGGGTCAGGTGTTCGGCACCGCCGAGGGTTCGGGCACGGCGATCCTGACCTTCCTGGGTGGATTCCACCCCCAGACGGAAGCCCTTTGGCTCACCGACATCGCCCATCACCATCTGGCCATCGGCGTGATCTTCGTGATCGCCGGCCACATGTACCGGACCAACTTCGGGATTGGTCACTCCATCCGCGAGATCCTCGAAGCCCACAATCCCCCTAAGGGAACCCCTGGTGACCTCGGCGCCGGCCACAAGGGTCTCTACGACACCATCAACAACAGCCTGCACTTCCAGCTCGGCCTGGCCCTCGCTTCCCTAGGCGTGGTCACCAGCCTGGTGGCGCAGCACATGTATGCGATGCCTTCGTATGCCTTCATCGCGAAGGACTACACCACCCAGGCAGCGCTTTACACCCACCACCAGTACATCGCCATCTTCCTGATGTGCGGTGCCTTCGCCCACGGTGCGATCTTCTTCATCCGTGACTACGACCCCGAGGCCAACAAGAACAACGTTCTGGCCCGGATGCTCGAGCACAAGGAAGCGATCATCAGTCACCTGAGCTGGGTCTCTCTCTTCCTCGGTTTCCACACCCTCGGCCTCTACGTCCACAACGATGTGGTCGTGGCCTTCGGGACTCCCGAGAAGCAGATCCTGGTGGAGCCCGTCTTTGCCCAGTTCGTCCAGGCCGCTTCCGGCAAGGCGATGTATGGCTTCGACGTGCTGCTCTCCAACGCCGGCGGTGTGGCCGCCAATGCCAATGCGGCCTACATGGGCGGCTGGATGGATGCCATCAACAGCGGTGGCAACGATCTGTTCCTGCCGATCGGCCCTGGTGACTTCCTGGTGCACCACGCCATCGCCCTGGGCCTGCACACCACGACCCTGATCCTGGTGAAAGGCGCACTGGATGCCCGTGGCTCCAAGCTGATGCCCGACAAAAAGGACTTCGGCTACTCCTTCCCCTGCGACGGCCCCGGCCGTGGCGGCACCTGCGACATCTCGGCCTGGGACGCCTTCTATCTGGCCGTCTTCTGGGCTCTGAACACTGTGGGTTGGGTCACCTTCTACTGGCACTGGAAGCACCTCGCCATCTGGCAGGGCAACGTGGCTCAGTTCAACGAGTCCAGCACCTATCTGATGGGTTGGTTCCGCGATTATCTGTGGCTCAACAGCTCCCAGCTGATCAACGGCTACAACCCCTTCGGCAGCAACAACCTCGCCGTCTGGGCCTGGATGTTCCTGTTCGGCCACCTGGTGTGGGCGACAGGCTTCATGTTCCTGATCTCCTGGCGTGGTTATTGGCAGGAGCTGATCGAGACCATCGTCTGGGCTCATCAGCGCACGCCTCTGGCCAACCTGGTGGGCTGGCGCGACAAGCCTGTGGCTCTGTCGATCGTTCAGGCGCGTGTGGTGGGTCTTGCCCACTTCACGATCGGCTACATCCTCACGTACGCCGCCTTCCTGATCGCTTCCACCTCTGGCAAGTTCGGCTGA
- a CDS encoding DUF3598 family protein, with the protein MTSQWDNFLRNLGEWHGTFASLDSQQREQSRTSSILTLEQGDDARLVRFGLQRWEDAALSGPAAERGAPSSAMQQDYRTLGKQVVFFPSGTFCKGSQQLAPGTAFGGEFGFIAGDRRHRLVILYSEAGRFERSVLIREFRAGTATEEQPSLAAEQLFGSWQGEEATISADWPEPSVQAITITIEPADLAGVRWLPDAGGFRVPEQVSHRQAFLVEAWWKPGPDQLEHLIRRYDGTGAWQSASLQRLRR; encoded by the coding sequence ATGACCAGTCAGTGGGACAACTTCCTGCGCAACCTCGGCGAGTGGCACGGCACGTTTGCGTCGCTGGATTCCCAGCAGCGGGAGCAGTCACGCACCTCCTCGATTCTCACCTTGGAGCAGGGAGACGATGCCCGTCTGGTGCGCTTCGGGTTGCAGCGCTGGGAGGACGCGGCGCTTTCAGGCCCGGCGGCTGAGCGTGGCGCTCCCAGCAGCGCCATGCAGCAGGACTACCGCACCCTTGGCAAGCAGGTGGTGTTCTTTCCTTCCGGTACGTTCTGCAAGGGGTCGCAGCAGTTGGCGCCCGGAACGGCCTTTGGTGGTGAATTCGGCTTCATCGCCGGCGACCGGCGTCATCGTCTGGTGATTCTCTACAGCGAGGCCGGCCGCTTTGAGCGCTCGGTGCTGATTCGCGAGTTCCGTGCCGGCACGGCGACTGAGGAGCAGCCTTCCCTTGCGGCCGAGCAGTTGTTCGGCTCCTGGCAGGGAGAGGAGGCCACGATCAGCGCGGATTGGCCCGAGCCCAGTGTTCAGGCCATCACGATCACGATCGAACCGGCTGATCTTGCTGGCGTCCGCTGGCTGCCCGACGCCGGTGGTTTTCGCGTGCCGGAGCAGGTGAGCCATCGCCAGGCCTTCCTGGTGGAGGCCTGGTGGAAACCGGGCCCCGACCAGTTGGAGCACCTGATTCGCCGCTACGACGGCACCGGCGCCTGGCAGTCGGCCAGTCTGCAGCGCCTGCGGCGCTGA
- a CDS encoding cupin has translation MVRSATRPSPSSQQAQFFSYAEAANPIRNGLTAAIPYRSFSPAFFQEAGNAILPLDLSQELGCEGPATGPSLCANFVRLDHGDLRTSATATSQLFFVAEGEGETEACGAQFRWSKGDMLVLPAGGDAVHASDGHAGLYWVHDAPLLRHLGVIPSEARFAATFYSHHDSQRHLAEIAASPSGAKANRVSILMGNSAFPQSRTVSHTLWAMLGILPAGQMQKPHRHQSIALDFAVACQPGCYTLIGTELNTNGTIRNPHREDWVEGAAFVTPPGYWHSHHNNSGADAYVLPIQDAGLHTYLRTLDITFSA, from the coding sequence ATGGTGAGGAGCGCAACCAGACCCAGCCCGTCATCGCAGCAGGCGCAGTTCTTCTCCTACGCCGAAGCCGCCAACCCGATCCGCAACGGACTGACCGCTGCGATTCCCTATCGCAGTTTTTCGCCGGCCTTTTTCCAGGAGGCGGGCAACGCCATCCTGCCCCTGGACCTCAGCCAGGAGTTGGGCTGCGAGGGGCCGGCTACGGGCCCGTCCCTCTGTGCCAATTTCGTGCGCCTCGATCACGGTGATCTGCGCACAAGCGCGACCGCCACGAGTCAGCTGTTCTTCGTGGCCGAAGGCGAGGGCGAGACCGAAGCCTGCGGCGCCCAGTTCCGCTGGAGCAAGGGCGACATGCTCGTGCTGCCGGCGGGAGGTGACGCCGTGCATGCAAGTGACGGCCACGCTGGTCTCTACTGGGTGCATGACGCCCCCCTGCTGCGCCATCTCGGCGTGATCCCCAGCGAAGCCCGCTTCGCCGCCACCTTCTACAGCCATCACGACAGCCAGAGGCACCTCGCCGAGATTGCCGCAAGTCCGAGCGGTGCAAAAGCCAATCGGGTGAGCATCCTCATGGGCAACAGCGCCTTTCCCCAGTCGCGCACCGTGAGCCACACCCTCTGGGCCATGCTCGGCATTCTGCCGGCGGGTCAGATGCAGAAACCGCACCGGCACCAATCGATCGCCCTCGATTTCGCGGTGGCCTGCCAACCGGGCTGTTACACCCTGATCGGCACAGAACTGAATACGAATGGAACCATCCGCAATCCCCACCGGGAAGACTGGGTGGAGGGCGCCGCCTTTGTGACACCTCCGGGCTACTGGCATTCGCACCACAACAACTCGGGCGCCGATGCCTATGTGCTGCCGATTCAGGATGCCGGCCTGCACACCTACCTGCGCACCCTCGACATCACCTTCAGCGCCTGA